A genomic stretch from Oscarella lobularis chromosome 11, ooOscLobu1.1, whole genome shotgun sequence includes:
- the LOC136192580 gene encoding reticulon-4-interacting protein 1, mitochondrial-like: MFAVRTKFVSSRRRLHIPTSMLALEVHRYGPNLAGVGLNDSRRVPTITRPDEMLVQVHASSVNPIDLRFSEGYGRTTMNFVRRLQGQTSDELPRVLGRDCTGVVQSIGTKVTKFQPGDKIWAAPEPSRQGCHSEFAIIRENEAARKPSNLSWTDAASLPYVALTTWQALIRGAGLDSVRMPGKRVFVMGGSGGIGSFAIQIIKAWGGHVTTTCSSSAVTFVRDLGADVVIDYTLDDSTEALVSLPSFDVVFHTIGDDSAARHLKVKSGGTFVSISNPFLSTVDQRGLVQGLACAMKAWGRKAFQERVRNGVNYRWEFFKPNFKALEIVASLVEKEKIKPIVQSVHPFSEGLNAYQELADGHTRGKIVIEMKRS; encoded by the exons ATGTTTGCCGTACGAACGAAATTCGTCAGTTCTCGACGACGGTTACACATCCCGACAAGTATGCTGGCTCTAGAAGTGCACCGATATGGGCCGAACTTAGCCGGAGTCGGTCTCAACGACTCGCGACGCGTTCCGACGATAACACGACCGGACGAAATGCTCGTTCAAGTCCACGCGTCGTCGGTGAACCCCATCGACTTGCGATTTTCCGAGGGATACGGCAGAACGACAATGAACTTCGTACGTCGTCTACAAGGACAAACAAGCGACGAACTTCCTCGTGTCCTGGGAAGAGATTGCACCGGAGTCGTACAATCGATTGGGACAAAAGTGACAAAGTTTCAGCCCGGCGACAAG ATTTGGGCTGCTCCTGAACCGTCTCGTCAGGGCTGTCACTCTGAATTTGCTATTATTAGAGAAAATGAG GCTGCTCGTAAACCAAGTAATTTGTCGTGGACAGATGCAGCCTCTTTGCCATATGTAGCTCTTACTACGTGGCAAGCGTTGATTAGAGGAGCTGGGCTTGATTCTGTTAGAATGCCGGGAAAGAG AGTTTTCGTGATGGGTGGTTCTGGTGGAATTGGGTCCTTTGCCATACAG ATTATCAAGGCGTGGGGTGGCcacgtcacgacgacgtgcagTTCGAGTGCTGTGACGTTTGTACGAGATCTCGGTGCAGATGTCGTTATTGACTACACCCTGGATGATTCGACGGAAGCCCTCGTCTCTTTGCCATC atttgacgtcgtctttcataCAATTGGTGACGATTCTGCAGCTCGGCACCTGAAAGTGAAGAGTGGCGGAACGTTTGTCAGTATCAGCAATCCATTTCTCAGCACAGTGGATCAACGAGGACTTGTTCAAGGCCTCGCCTGCGCAATGAAAGCGTGGGGACGAAAAGCATTTCAAGAG AGAGTTCGAAACGGTGTCAATTATCGTTGGGAATTCTTTAAGCCCAATTTCAAAGCTCTAgaaatcgtcgcttcgttagtggaaaaagaaaag ATCAAGCCTATTGTGCAGTCGGTGCATCCATTTTCTGAGGGGCTGAATGCTTATCAAGAATTAGCTGATGGCCACACTCGCGGAAAAATTGTCATCGAAATGAAACGGTCCTAA